A single genomic interval of Streptomyces sp. NBC_00663 harbors:
- a CDS encoding PucR family transcriptional regulator, giving the protein MTTALDHLEPALSVRQVLTLERVLAGEPEVVAGAAQLDRAVRWVHVAEAADVGVMLTGGEMVLTTGVLLAGDEGAQAEYIQSLHRAEAAAVVLGLGRAFPAPPDVMRRAAERCGLPMVVLHRPFPFAELTEEVQSRLVRRKFAAVSLSEAVRTSLTGLITAGAPLQRLLDEVAQHSACPVVVTNLAHRVLATAGERPAVDDVLRDWERISRQAGGTEGDGWIRAELGGRGERWGQILLCGYRGDTASGRLLADRAAEALVLHRMLGGTSAHTWEEQSAQSLLTDLVSGVVPARQLLPRARAAGLPVNRRTFVPLVVRDGDPAELDRVLRLLGLPGLVAELADGVTAVLLSLARDQDAAVLTANFAARLTETVVAAADPRTSWDDVPAGMREARHVADAVASGVLDLPAVVRLKDVHLRGLIRLLRDDPHVQSFAERELDGLLCDSGTGSGVGEGLLAVLRTYLATGRNKSRTAQLHHVSRPALYRRLEAIQTRLGVDLDDFEQAASVHIALLAHDAQQS; this is encoded by the coding sequence ATGACCACCGCCTTGGACCATCTGGAACCGGCCCTGTCCGTCCGCCAGGTCCTCACCCTGGAACGGGTGCTCGCCGGGGAGCCCGAGGTGGTGGCCGGCGCGGCCCAGCTCGACCGGGCCGTGCGCTGGGTGCATGTCGCCGAGGCCGCCGACGTCGGCGTCATGCTCACCGGCGGCGAGATGGTCCTCACCACCGGGGTGCTGCTGGCCGGGGACGAGGGCGCGCAGGCCGAGTACATCCAGTCGCTGCACCGGGCCGAGGCCGCCGCCGTGGTCCTCGGTCTCGGCCGTGCCTTCCCGGCCCCGCCGGACGTGATGCGCCGGGCCGCCGAGCGGTGCGGGCTGCCCATGGTCGTCCTCCACCGGCCCTTCCCCTTCGCGGAGTTGACCGAGGAGGTGCAGTCCCGGCTGGTCCGGCGGAAGTTCGCGGCGGTGAGCCTCTCCGAGGCCGTCCGCACCTCCCTCACCGGCCTCATCACCGCGGGCGCTCCGCTCCAGCGACTGCTCGACGAGGTCGCCCAGCACAGCGCCTGCCCGGTCGTCGTCACCAACCTCGCCCACCGCGTCCTCGCCACCGCGGGGGAGCGGCCGGCCGTGGACGACGTGCTGCGCGACTGGGAGCGCATCTCCCGGCAGGCCGGCGGCACCGAGGGCGACGGCTGGATCCGCGCCGAACTGGGCGGGCGTGGGGAACGCTGGGGGCAGATCCTGCTCTGCGGCTACCGCGGGGACACCGCGAGCGGACGGCTGCTGGCCGACCGGGCCGCCGAGGCCCTCGTCCTGCACCGCATGCTCGGCGGCACCTCGGCCCACACCTGGGAGGAGCAGTCCGCGCAGAGCCTGCTCACCGACCTCGTCAGCGGGGTCGTACCGGCTCGGCAGCTGCTGCCGCGGGCGCGGGCCGCCGGGCTGCCCGTCAACCGGCGGACGTTCGTGCCACTGGTCGTACGGGACGGTGATCCGGCCGAACTCGACCGGGTGCTGCGCCTGTTGGGGTTGCCCGGCCTTGTCGCCGAACTCGCCGACGGGGTCACCGCCGTACTGCTGAGCCTGGCCCGGGACCAGGACGCCGCGGTCCTGACGGCGAACTTCGCGGCCCGGCTGACGGAGACGGTCGTGGCCGCGGCCGACCCCCGTACATCCTGGGACGACGTCCCCGCCGGGATGCGCGAGGCCCGGCATGTGGCGGACGCCGTCGCCTCCGGGGTACTCGACCTCCCGGCTGTCGTACGGCTCAAGGACGTCCATCTGCGCGGGCTGATACGGCTGTTGCGGGACGACCCGCATGTGCAGTCCTTCGCGGAACGGGAGTTGGACGGGCTGCTGTGCGACTCGGGCACGGGATCGGGCGTCGGGGAGGGGCTGCTCGCCGTCCTGCGGACCTATCTCGCCACCGGCCGCAACAAGTCCCGCACGGCCCAGCTCCACCATGTCTCGCGCCCCGCGCTGTACCGGCGTCTCGAAGCGATACAGACCCGCCTCGGCGTCGACCTCGATGATTTCGAGCAGGCCGCCTCGGTGCACATCGCGCTCCTCGCGCATGACGCGCAACAGAGCTGA
- a CDS encoding nitrilase-related carbon-nitrogen hydrolase, whose protein sequence is MSRVIRAALFQTAWTGDKESMIQVHEQAARDAAAQGAQVLCFQELFYGPYFCQVQDKAFYEYAEQIPDGPIVKRFQALAKELGIVLILPMYEEEQPGVLYNTAAVIDADGSYLGKYRKHHIPQVPGFWEKFYFRPGNLGWPIFDTKVGKIGVYICYDRHFPEGWRALGLAGAEIVFNPSATSRGLSAYLWQLEQPAAAVANEYFVGAINRVGVEELGDNDFYGTTYFVDPEAQFVGEVASDKETELVVRDLDLAKLREVRDRWQFYRDRRPDAYPPLTAP, encoded by the coding sequence ATGAGCAGAGTGATCCGTGCCGCCCTCTTCCAGACCGCGTGGACGGGCGACAAGGAATCGATGATCCAGGTACACGAGCAGGCGGCCCGCGACGCGGCCGCGCAGGGTGCTCAGGTCCTGTGCTTCCAGGAGCTGTTCTACGGACCGTACTTCTGCCAGGTCCAGGACAAGGCGTTCTACGAGTACGCCGAGCAGATCCCGGACGGCCCGATCGTCAAGCGATTCCAGGCGCTGGCCAAGGAGTTGGGGATCGTCCTGATCCTGCCGATGTACGAGGAGGAGCAGCCCGGCGTCCTCTACAACACGGCTGCCGTGATCGACGCCGACGGCTCCTACCTCGGCAAGTACCGCAAGCACCACATCCCCCAAGTCCCTGGATTCTGGGAGAAGTTCTACTTCCGCCCCGGCAATCTCGGCTGGCCGATCTTCGACACCAAGGTCGGGAAGATCGGCGTCTACATCTGCTACGACCGCCACTTCCCGGAGGGCTGGCGGGCGTTGGGCCTCGCGGGTGCCGAGATCGTCTTCAACCCGTCGGCCACCTCGCGCGGACTCTCCGCCTACCTCTGGCAGTTGGAGCAGCCGGCCGCCGCCGTCGCCAACGAGTACTTCGTCGGCGCCATCAACCGGGTGGGTGTCGAGGAGCTGGGCGACAACGACTTCTACGGGACGACCTACTTCGTCGACCCGGAGGCCCAGTTCGTGGGCGAGGTCGCCTCCGACAAGGAGACCGAACTCGTCGTCCGCGACCTGGACCTGGCCAAGCTGCGGGAGGTCCGCGACCGCTGGCAGTTCTACCGCGACCGCCGTCCGGACGCCTACCCGCCGCTGACCGCACCCTGA
- a CDS encoding NCS1 family nucleobase:cation symporter-1, with amino-acid sequence MTDTVPTGSPISQSADTGGRIELSPEAFPADSPFANDDLRPVPVSERKWTTYNFAALWISMAHCIPSWTLASGLVALGMDWKQAVFTIALANIIVLLPMLATGHAGPKYGIPFPVLARASFGLRGANIPALIRAAVACGWFGIQTWIGGSGIFALGSKLTGGHWENAGKIAGNPWPLWLCFLLFWALQIAIIYRGMDFLRHFENWAAPFVIVGALVLLVWIAVKADGFGALLDQPSKLGWGPDFWPVFFPSLMGMIGFWATLSLNIPDFTRFGASQKAQTWGQALGLPTTMTLFAVLAVLVTSGSEVVYGEAIWDPVTLAAKADNTFGLLFALIIVLVATISVNIAANVVSPAYDLANLAPKLINFRTGALITGVVGILIFPWKLISTPEFYIFTWLGVVGGLLGTVAGILIADYWIVRRTVLHLADLYTPGGRYWYSNGWNWRAILAFVVGGLLAVGGSYSGVGADGSKTGPFPTDGLIPFLKPLADYGWAVGLGTSLVLYVALMLPLGREQESV; translated from the coding sequence ATGACCGACACAGTCCCCACGGGGTCGCCGATATCGCAGTCCGCCGACACAGGCGGCCGCATCGAACTCAGCCCCGAGGCCTTTCCCGCCGACAGTCCCTTCGCCAACGACGACCTGCGTCCCGTACCGGTCTCCGAACGCAAGTGGACGACGTACAACTTCGCGGCCCTGTGGATCTCCATGGCCCACTGCATTCCCAGCTGGACCCTGGCCTCCGGCCTGGTCGCGCTCGGGATGGACTGGAAGCAGGCCGTCTTCACCATCGCCCTGGCCAACATCATCGTGCTGCTGCCGATGCTGGCGACCGGGCACGCCGGACCCAAGTACGGCATCCCCTTCCCGGTGCTGGCCCGCGCCTCCTTCGGACTGCGCGGCGCCAACATCCCGGCGCTGATCCGGGCGGCCGTGGCCTGTGGCTGGTTCGGCATCCAGACCTGGATCGGCGGCAGCGGAATCTTCGCCCTCGGCTCCAAACTCACCGGCGGGCACTGGGAGAACGCGGGGAAGATCGCCGGGAACCCATGGCCGCTGTGGCTGTGCTTCCTGCTCTTCTGGGCGCTTCAGATCGCGATCATCTACCGCGGCATGGACTTCCTGCGGCACTTCGAGAACTGGGCCGCGCCCTTCGTCATCGTCGGCGCGCTCGTGCTGCTGGTGTGGATCGCGGTCAAGGCGGACGGTTTCGGCGCGCTGCTCGACCAGCCCTCGAAGCTGGGCTGGGGTCCTGACTTCTGGCCGGTCTTCTTCCCGTCGCTGATGGGCATGATCGGCTTCTGGGCGACCCTGTCGCTGAACATCCCCGACTTCACCCGCTTCGGCGCCAGCCAGAAGGCGCAGACCTGGGGACAGGCTCTTGGGCTGCCTACGACCATGACGCTCTTCGCGGTCCTCGCGGTGCTGGTCACCTCCGGTTCCGAGGTCGTCTACGGCGAGGCGATCTGGGACCCGGTCACCCTCGCCGCCAAGGCGGACAACACCTTCGGGCTGCTCTTCGCGCTGATCATCGTGCTGGTCGCGACCATCTCGGTGAACATCGCGGCGAACGTCGTCTCACCGGCGTACGACCTCGCGAACCTCGCCCCGAAGCTCATCAACTTCCGTACGGGCGCGCTGATCACGGGCGTCGTCGGCATCCTGATCTTCCCGTGGAAGCTGATCTCGACGCCCGAGTTCTACATCTTCACCTGGCTCGGCGTGGTCGGCGGTCTGCTCGGCACGGTCGCGGGCATCCTCATCGCCGACTACTGGATCGTGCGCCGTACGGTTCTGCACCTGGCCGACCTCTACACGCCCGGTGGCCGCTACTGGTACTCCAACGGCTGGAACTGGCGGGCGATCCTCGCCTTCGTCGTCGGCGGGTTGCTCGCGGTCGGCGGCTCGTACTCGGGCGTCGGCGCCGACGGGTCCAAGACGGGACCCTTCCCGACGGACGGACTGATCCCGTTCCTCAAGCCTCTCGCGGACTACGGCTGGGCCGTGGGCCTGGGAACGTCGCTGGTGCTGTACGTCGCGCTGATGCTGCCGTTGGGGAGGGAGCAGGAGAGCGTGTGA
- the hydA gene encoding dihydropyrimidinase — MSSRTVIRGGLVITASDEIHADVLIEDGRIAALAASGTSAAEAFTGERTLDATGKYVIPGGVDAHTHMELPFGGTFASDTFETGTRAAAWGGTTTIVDFAVQSVGHSLREGLDAWHAKAEGNCAIDYAFHMIVSDVNQETLKEMDLLVEEGVTSFKQFMAYPGVFYSDDGQILRAMQRSAENGGLIMMHAENGIAIDVLVEQALARGETDPRYHGEVRKALLEAEATHRAIKLAQVAGAPLYVVHVSAMEAVAELARARDEGLNVFGETCPQYLFLSTDNLAEPDFEGSKYVCSTPLRPREHQAKLWQGLRTNDLQVVSTDHCPFCFVGQKELGRGDFSKIPNGLPGVENRMDLLHQAVVDGHITRRRWIEIACATPARMFGMYPKKGTIAPGADADVVIYDPHAEQIVSAETHHMNVDYSAYEGKRLTGRVETVLSRGELVITEREYTGHAGHGVYTPRSTCQYLN; from the coding sequence ATGAGCAGCCGTACCGTCATCCGCGGTGGTCTCGTCATCACGGCGTCCGACGAGATCCACGCCGACGTGCTGATCGAGGACGGCCGCATCGCCGCCCTCGCCGCCTCGGGCACGTCCGCAGCCGAAGCGTTCACCGGCGAGCGGACCCTCGACGCCACCGGGAAGTACGTCATCCCCGGTGGCGTCGACGCCCACACCCACATGGAGCTGCCCTTCGGCGGCACCTTCGCCTCCGACACCTTCGAGACCGGCACCCGGGCCGCCGCCTGGGGCGGTACGACCACGATCGTCGACTTCGCCGTGCAGAGCGTCGGCCACTCCCTGCGCGAGGGCCTGGACGCCTGGCACGCGAAGGCGGAGGGCAACTGCGCGATCGACTACGCCTTCCACATGATCGTCTCCGATGTGAACCAGGAGACGCTCAAGGAGATGGACCTGCTGGTCGAGGAGGGGGTGACGAGTTTCAAGCAGTTCATGGCCTACCCGGGCGTCTTCTACTCCGACGACGGCCAGATCCTGCGCGCCATGCAGCGCTCCGCCGAGAACGGCGGCCTGATCATGATGCACGCCGAGAACGGCATCGCGATCGACGTCCTCGTGGAGCAGGCGCTGGCCCGCGGCGAGACCGACCCCCGGTACCACGGCGAGGTGCGCAAGGCCCTGCTGGAGGCCGAGGCCACCCACCGCGCCATCAAGCTCGCACAGGTCGCCGGCGCGCCCCTGTACGTCGTGCACGTCTCGGCCATGGAGGCGGTGGCCGAGCTGGCCCGGGCACGCGACGAGGGGCTCAACGTCTTCGGCGAGACCTGCCCGCAGTACCTGTTCCTGTCGACCGACAATCTCGCCGAGCCGGACTTCGAGGGCTCGAAGTACGTGTGCAGCACACCGCTCCGGCCGCGCGAGCACCAGGCCAAGCTCTGGCAGGGCCTCAGGACCAACGACCTCCAGGTCGTCTCCACCGACCACTGCCCCTTCTGCTTCGTCGGCCAGAAGGAACTCGGCCGCGGCGACTTCTCGAAGATCCCCAACGGTCTCCCCGGCGTCGAGAACCGCATGGACCTGCTCCACCAGGCCGTCGTCGACGGGCACATCACCCGCCGCCGCTGGATCGAGATCGCCTGCGCCACCCCGGCCCGGATGTTCGGCATGTACCCGAAGAAGGGCACCATCGCCCCCGGCGCCGACGCCGACGTCGTCATCTACGACCCGCACGCCGAGCAGATCGTCTCCGCCGAGACGCACCACATGAACGTCGACTACTCGGCGTACGAAGGAAAGCGCCTCACCGGCCGGGTCGAGACGGTTCTCTCACGCGGCGAACTCGTCATCACCGAGCGGGAGTACACCGGGCACGCAGGGCACGGCGTCTACACCCCCCGTTCCACCTGTCAGTACCTCAACTAG
- a CDS encoding nitrilase-related carbon-nitrogen hydrolase gives MANVVRAALVQATWTGDTESMVAKHEEHAREAARQGARIIGFQEVFNAPYFCQVQEPEHYRWAEPVPDGPTVRRMQELARETGMVIVVPVFEVEQSGFYYNTAAVIDADGTFLGKYRKHHIPQVKGFWEKYYFKPGNVGWPVFDTAVGKVGVYICYDRHFPEGWRQLGLNGAQLVYNPSATHRGLSSHLWRLEQPAAAVANEYFVAAINRVGVEEYGDNDFYGTSYFVDPRGQFVGDTASDKTEELVVRDLDFDLIEEVRQQWAFYRDRRPDAYEGLVQP, from the coding sequence ATGGCCAACGTCGTTCGTGCCGCACTGGTCCAGGCCACCTGGACCGGCGACACCGAGTCCATGGTGGCGAAGCACGAGGAGCACGCCCGCGAGGCGGCCCGCCAGGGTGCGAGGATCATCGGCTTCCAGGAAGTGTTCAACGCCCCCTATTTCTGCCAGGTCCAGGAACCGGAGCACTACCGGTGGGCCGAGCCGGTGCCCGACGGGCCGACCGTGCGGCGTATGCAGGAGCTCGCCCGCGAGACCGGCATGGTGATCGTCGTGCCCGTCTTCGAGGTGGAGCAGTCCGGCTTCTACTACAACACCGCCGCCGTGATCGACGCCGACGGCACCTTCCTCGGCAAGTACCGCAAGCACCACATCCCGCAGGTGAAGGGCTTCTGGGAGAAGTACTACTTCAAGCCGGGCAACGTGGGCTGGCCCGTCTTCGACACGGCCGTGGGAAAGGTCGGCGTATACATCTGCTACGACCGCCACTTCCCGGAGGGCTGGCGCCAACTCGGGCTCAACGGCGCCCAGCTCGTCTACAACCCCTCCGCCACCCACCGGGGCCTCTCCAGCCACCTCTGGCGCCTTGAGCAGCCGGCCGCCGCCGTCGCCAACGAGTACTTCGTCGCCGCGATCAACCGTGTCGGCGTCGAGGAGTACGGCGACAACGACTTCTACGGGACGTCGTACTTCGTCGACCCGCGTGGTCAGTTCGTCGGGGACACGGCCAGTGACAAGACCGAGGAACTCGTCGTCCGCGACCTCGACTTCGACCTCATCGAAGAGGTACGGCAGCAGTGGGCCTTCTACCGGGACCGCAGGCCCGACGCCTACGAGGGACTGGTGCAGCCGTGA
- a CDS encoding aspartate aminotransferase family protein produces MNDLFARHRSVLPDWLALYYDDPLEITHGEGRYVWDAAGNKYLDFFGGILTTMTAHALPEVTKAVSEQAGRIIHSSTLYLNRPMVELAERIAQLSGIPDARVFFTTSGTEANDTALLLATTYRRSNTILAMRNSYHGRSFSAVGITGNRGWSPTSLSPLQTLYVHGGVRTRGPYASLSDDDFIAACVEDLKDLLGHTRPPAALIAEPIQGVGGFTSPPDGLYAAFREVLSEHGILWIADEVQTGWGRTGDNFWGWQAHGQNGPPDLLTFAKGIGNGMSIGGVVARAEIMNCLDANSISTFGGTQITMAAGLANLSYLLEHDLQGNARRVGGLLVERLRAVAAQVPGVREVRGRGLMLGVELVKPGTDQAAPDAAGAVLEACRAGGLLIGKGGGHNTSALRVAPPLSLTVAEAEEGAAILDKALRSIQ; encoded by the coding sequence GTGAACGACCTCTTCGCACGCCATCGTTCCGTCCTCCCCGACTGGCTCGCCCTCTACTACGACGACCCGCTGGAGATCACGCACGGCGAGGGCCGGTACGTCTGGGACGCCGCGGGCAACAAGTACCTGGACTTCTTCGGCGGCATCCTCACCACGATGACGGCGCATGCGCTGCCCGAGGTGACGAAGGCGGTGAGCGAACAGGCCGGGAGGATCATCCACTCGTCCACGCTCTACCTCAACCGGCCCATGGTCGAACTCGCCGAGCGCATCGCCCAGTTGTCCGGCATCCCGGACGCCCGTGTCTTCTTCACCACCTCCGGCACCGAGGCCAACGACACCGCCCTGCTGCTCGCGACGACGTACCGCCGCAGCAACACGATCCTCGCGATGCGCAACAGCTACCACGGCCGTTCCTTCAGCGCCGTCGGCATCACCGGCAACCGCGGCTGGTCCCCGACCTCGCTCTCCCCGCTCCAGACGCTGTACGTCCATGGCGGCGTCCGCACCCGCGGCCCCTACGCGTCCTTGAGCGACGACGACTTCATCGCGGCCTGCGTCGAGGACCTGAAGGATCTCCTCGGCCACACCCGGCCGCCCGCCGCGCTGATCGCCGAACCGATCCAGGGCGTCGGCGGCTTCACCTCCCCGCCGGACGGGCTGTACGCCGCCTTCCGCGAGGTGCTCAGCGAGCACGGCATCCTGTGGATCGCCGACGAGGTCCAGACCGGCTGGGGCCGCACCGGCGACAACTTCTGGGGCTGGCAGGCACACGGGCAGAACGGCCCGCCCGACCTCCTCACCTTCGCCAAGGGCATCGGCAACGGCATGTCCATCGGCGGTGTCGTCGCCCGCGCCGAGATCATGAACTGCCTGGACGCCAACAGCATCTCGACCTTCGGCGGCACCCAGATCACCATGGCGGCGGGGCTCGCGAACCTGTCGTACCTGCTGGAACACGACCTCCAGGGCAACGCGCGGCGCGTCGGCGGACTCCTCGTCGAACGGCTCCGGGCCGTCGCCGCCCAGGTGCCCGGCGTACGCGAGGTCCGAGGCCGCGGGCTGATGCTCGGCGTCGAGCTGGTCAAACCCGGCACCGACCAGGCCGCCCCGGACGCGGCGGGCGCCGTGCTGGAGGCGTGCCGCGCGGGCGGGCTGCTGATCGGCAAGGGCGGCGGCCACAACACCAGCGCGCTGCGGGTCGCCCCGCCGCTGTCCCTCACCGTCGCGGAGGCCGAGGAGGGCGCCGCGATCCTCGACAAGGCTCTGAGGAGCATCCAGTAG
- a CDS encoding TIGR03842 family LLM class F420-dependent oxidoreductase, which translates to MDFGLVLQTDPPASKVVSLMKRAERNGFTYGWTFDSAVLWQEPFVIYSQILANTTKLTVGPMVTNPGTRTWEVTASTFATLNDMFGNRTVCGIGRGDSAMRVAGRTPNTLARISEAMKVIRALGSGQEADLGGTVIRFPWIKEDAELPVWMAAYGPKALKMTGEEADGFILQLADLYLTEYMVKAVKDAAVAAGRDPSEVKICVAAPAYVTEDDSPEALAHAREQCRWFGGMVGNHVADLVSKYGEHSAAVPDELTDYIKAREGYDYSHHGRADNPDTAFVPDEIVDRFCLIGPVEKHIEKLNALRELGVDQFAVYDMHDAQESTIDAYGAQVIPALNA; encoded by the coding sequence ATGGACTTCGGACTTGTCCTGCAGACCGACCCGCCGGCCTCGAAGGTCGTCAGCCTGATGAAGCGCGCCGAGCGCAACGGCTTCACCTACGGCTGGACCTTCGACTCCGCGGTGCTGTGGCAGGAACCGTTCGTGATCTACAGTCAGATCCTCGCCAACACCACGAAGTTGACGGTCGGTCCCATGGTCACCAACCCGGGCACCCGCACCTGGGAGGTCACCGCCTCCACCTTCGCCACCCTCAACGACATGTTCGGCAACCGCACCGTCTGCGGCATCGGCCGCGGCGACTCCGCGATGCGCGTCGCGGGCCGCACCCCGAACACGCTGGCCCGCATCAGCGAGGCGATGAAGGTCATCCGCGCCCTCGGCTCCGGCCAGGAGGCCGACCTCGGCGGCACGGTCATCAGGTTCCCCTGGATCAAGGAGGACGCCGAACTCCCCGTATGGATGGCGGCGTACGGCCCGAAGGCGCTGAAGATGACGGGGGAGGAGGCCGACGGGTTCATCCTCCAGCTCGCCGACCTGTATCTGACCGAGTACATGGTCAAGGCGGTGAAGGACGCGGCGGTCGCGGCCGGCCGTGACCCCTCCGAGGTGAAGATCTGCGTCGCCGCCCCCGCCTACGTCACCGAGGACGACTCGCCCGAGGCGCTCGCCCACGCGCGCGAACAGTGCCGCTGGTTCGGCGGGATGGTCGGCAACCACGTGGCCGACCTGGTGTCGAAGTACGGCGAGCACTCGGCCGCCGTACCGGACGAACTCACGGACTACATCAAGGCCCGTGAGGGGTACGACTATTCGCATCACGGGCGGGCCGACAACCCGGACACCGCGTTCGTGCCGGACGAGATCGTCGACCGGTTCTGCCTCATCGGCCCCGTCGAGAAGCACATCGAGAAGCTCAACGCCCTGCGCGAGCTGGGCGTCGACCAGTTCGCCGTCTACGACATGCACGACGCGCAGGAGTCGACCATCGACGCGTACGGCGCGCAGGTCATCCCCGCACTCAACGCCTGA